The Temnothorax longispinosus isolate EJ_2023e chromosome 7, Tlon_JGU_v1, whole genome shotgun sequence genome contains a region encoding:
- the LOC139816717 gene encoding protein Wnt-4 — protein sequence MSMSYLLVSLLIVAWQSGAQANWWYLGLEPRLTSGPIQGSGVDSQTQIAGAGVIGPASAEKNCKNAHLTAKQQAICSRSPPVLQAVRAGARLAIEECQHQFRSARWNCSVSPENPENVFGGVMLVNSREAAFIYAVSAAGVAYSVTRACSRGELTDCSCDNRVRARRPNNWQWGGCSEDIHFGEKFSREWSEGGEEPVKEGALYGPKGLAGQLMRKHDSEAGRRAIRSRMQRVCKCHGMSGSCSVRVCWRRLPSFRVAGVALAALHEGAALVRLAQRGGRRPARLRPARPDLKRPNKTDLVYLEDSPDYCERNLTLGIPGTRGRVCNRTSLGLDGCRLLCCGRGYQTRVRDVTEKCKCRFVWCCHVKCEMCRHTREEHVCN from the exons GTACTTGGGGCTGGAGCCGAGGCTGACATCCGGCCCGATCCAAGGGAGCGGCGTCGACTCGCAGACGCAGATCGCCGGCGCGGGTGTGATCGGCCCGGCGAGCGCCGAAAAGAACTGTAAGAACGCGCACCTGACCGCCAAGCAGCAGGCAATATGCTCCCGCTCGCCACCCGTCCTGCAG GCAGTCAGAGCGGGCGCTAGGCTCGCCATAGAGGAGTGTCAGCACCAGTTTAGATCAGCGAGATGGAACTGTTCCGTCAGCCCGGAAAATCCCGAGAACGTGTTCGGCGGCGTCATGTTAGTCA ATAGCCGAGAGGCCGCGTTCATATACGCCGTATCAGCAGCCGGGGTCGCTTACAGCGTCACGAGAGCCTGCTCCAGAGGCGAGCTCACCGATTGCTCCTGCGACAATCGCGTGAGAGCGCGACGTCCGAACAATTGGCAGTGGGGAGGATGCAGCGAG GATATACACTTCGGGGAGAAGTTTTCGCGGGAATGGTCCGAGGGTGGCGAGGAACCGGTGAAGGAGGGTGCTCTGTACGGGCCCAAAGGGTTGGCCGGCCAGCTGATGAGGAAACATGATAGCGAGGCCGGTAGACGCGCCATTCGCTCCAGGATGCAGCGCGTTTGCAAGTGCCACG GTATGTCCGGCTCCTGCAGCGTGCGCGTGTGCTGGAGAAGATTGCCGTCGTTCCGGGTGGCCGGAGTCGCCCTGGCGGCTTTGCACGAGGGTGCCGCTCTGGTGCGGCTGGCGCAACGCGGCGGTAGAAGACCGGCCAGACTCAGACCGGCGCGTCCCGATCTCAAGCGACCGAACAAGACGGATCTGGTTTATCTCGAGGACAGTCCCGACTACTGCGAAAGGAATCTCAC GCTTGGTATTCCCGGTACGCGAGGAAGGGTGTGCAACCGGACGTCCCTCGGTCTCGACGGATGCCGGCTGCTGTGCTGCGGCCGGGGCTACCAGACGCGAGTGCGGGACGTCACCGAGAAATGCAAGTGCCGATTTGTCTGGTGCTGTCACGTGAAGTGCGAGATGTGCCGGCACACGCGGGAGGAGCACGTGTGCAACTAG